Within the Echinicola sp. 20G genome, the region ACCCTGATATGGAAAAGCCGTCTTTTGGGCCGAGCAGAAGGTTGGACTTTGAATTGGAGATGGCGTTTATCGTGGGGAAGTCTACCAAAATGGGAGAGAGCGTAAAGATCGATGCTGCGGAGCAATATATTTTCGGAATGGTCTTGTTCAATGATTGGTCAGCAAGGGATATCCAAGCTTGGGAATATGTTCCTTTGGGTCCTTTTTTGGGAAAAAGCTTTGCTTCCAGTATTTCTCCTTGGGTGGTGACCATGGACGCTTTGGAGCCTTTTAGAACCGCTTCCCCTGAGCCTGAAGAAGAATTGCTTCCTTATCTACATTGTAAAAAGGATTTTGGATATGACATTAACTTAGAGGTTTATATTCAACCTGAAAAGGGTAAGGACAACTTGGTTTGTCAGTCCAACTTTAAATACATGTATTGGAATATCGCCCAGCAATTGGCACATCAAACAGTTAATGGGTGCAATATTCAAATTGGAGACCTTTATGCTTCCGGAACCATTTCTGGTCCAACAGAGGATAGTTATGGTTCAATGTTGGAGTTGGCATGGAAAGGTACCAAGCCACTGAGGATGGAAGATGGCAGTGAGAGAAAGTTTATTGAAGATGGTGATACTGTAAAAATGAAAGGCCATGCTGAAAAGGATGGGGTAAGGGTAGGCTTTGGAGAAGTGATAGGAAAGGTGTTGCCAGCGAAATAACCGTGTAAATCATAACAAAGTAAAAAGAAAAAGGGCCGCAACTCTTTAATTTGCGGCCCTTTTGCAATAATTCAATAGGTTGGATTTTTTTATTTTTTAACGAGATACTTTTTTCTCAAAGCTTTTTTCTCCTTTTTGCCAATGCCCAATTCTTTCTCCAGCATTACATCTACACTTCCATACTTTGACTCAACAGCATCCCATGCTGCTTGAAGGTATTCAGGCTTTACGCCCATTAAATAATCTGCTCTCTCTTTTGGAATGCCGTACATTTCCAATTTGCTTTTATCTGTTTTTCCCACAGCTTCATTGGATCGTAAATAATCTGCCATGATCGTTTCCCAGTCTGCGCCAAGGCTGTACAGGATCAAAGAAGAAGCAAATCCTGTCCTGTCTTTTCCAGCGCTACAATGGAATAATACCGCTTGATTAGTATTGAGAAGGTTGTCAAACAAAGGCTTGAAGTCCTGGATGCTTTCAACAAAACCTTTGTTGGCATCAATCATCAATGCATCTACCATTTCATTGCTAAAGCTTTCCGAGGTCATGACCTTCATAAACTTGCCCATTGCTTTTGGATCAAGGCTTCCGATCGGGGTATGGATCCAAGAAGCATTCAAGGAAGCTGGAATGTCATCCGGTTCATTTTCTATTTCAAAATCTGATCTAAAGTCAATGATGGTTTGGATCTTTGTTTCTTCTAATTTGGTTTTGTCTTCCTCTGGAAGGTGGGCAAAACTTCCTGATCGATAGATCAAGTGATCTTTTACAATTTCTCCATCTTGGACTTCTATTCCTCCTAATTCTCGGAAATTGGGACTGCTTTTTAAGCCAAGGTTTTGCTGTGCAAATGCAGTGAAACTGCTGATAAGAAATGCTGGAAGTACTATATATTTTTTGAAATTCATAATGTTGTTTTTTTAGAAAATGATAAATCTGATACCTGCCTGTCCATTGATTGAATACCATTCACTGGAAGTAATTCGATCTTTGTTGTCGCCAAGGTATTGTACAAAAGGTTCATTGGTTAGGTTTCTTACCTCTGCAAATGCCTTGATCTTATCGGTGATGGAATAGGCACCGGAGAAGTCAATGGTGAAATTTTTGTCTACTGTGATGTAAAAGTCAGGGCCAAGGTTTTGGTTGATGGTCTCAATTGAAGAGCCTCTGTAGTTTCCTGCCAGACGAAGCATTAGACCATTTTTTTCATAGAATAGTGCTGTGTTGAAAAGATCACTGGATTGATTAGGAAGACTGGTGATGTCTGTAGCCAATACGGTCCCGTTTTCATCCAAACGTGGCACTTCTAGTTCAGAGTGGATTTTGGTATAGTTGACATTCACACCAAAGCCACTCCAGAAGCCAGGCAATGTGGAGAACCTTTTGGTGATACCCATTTCAAAACCTATTAAATAAGCATTTTCCAAGTTTTTAGGTTGAGTAACCAAATAACTGGTGCCATCAATGGTTTCCTGAGATAAGTCAGTGAAAATAAAGTTTTGGATGTCTTTATAGAATGCGCCTGCTGTAACCATTCCGATATCTTCCAAGAACCACTCACCCATCAAATCGTAGTTATTGGAGAAGGTAGGCTGAAGAGCCGTATTTCCTCTGGTGATTCTTGGGATACCCGTGGTGATATCAATATTCTCAGAAGGGCTTAGGCTACCAAAGTTAGGTCTACTGAAAGTTTTGGTATAGGCAGCTCTTAAGTTGACCTTTTCTTTAGGGCTATACTTCAAGTGAAGCATAGGCAGGAAGGCATTGTAGTCATTGTCACGAGTGATCGGAGTCACCTCACGAGTGGCTGCATCATAGGCAAAACTGTTCATGGTCAGCTTGGTGTATTCATTCCTAACTCCACCAATCAACTGAAGCTTGTCTGTCAAGTGGTAAGTCCCCATAAGGTATCCGGCATAAACATCCTCGGTTCCATTGTATTTGGTTGTGGCACTTGAACCTGGAGAGTAGTTGTTGATGTCATTGGCTGCCATGAATTCAGGGGTGAAAATTTCAAAAGTCTGACTTTGAGGCATAGGCTGAATGGCTAGTCCATCAAACTGTCCGTTAAGTTCACTGAAGAAAGTTCCCGGAGCAGGGAAATCCATACGCTGGAATTCGCTTAATGTACGAAGGGGAGCAGAATTAGGAATTCCTAGCAGCGCATTTGGTAAAAACACCAATGGTGTCATCATTGCTTCGTTTTTCTTGAAGCGGAATTTGCCTCCTGCTTTAAGACTGAATACTGGGTTGACATCCCAAGTGAAGTTAAGTTGTCCCACATTGTCTCTGTCCCTTTGATCAATCTGGTAAATGATCATTTGTTGAAGCGTTAACCTTTCTGGATCCAAGTAATCGTTTTCATTGGTAAGCTGTGGATCGAAATTAAGCGGGGTTATTCCATTACCATCTGGAGCATCAAAGGAGTTGTAGATCAGTCCATCAGATGAACGTCCACCGAAATCTCCTTCTAGATTTTGGAAAAACTGGGCTATAGGCAATCCTCTTTGATCTTCAGGCATGCCTGGAGGGGTATCCAGTTTGTAGAACATGTCATAGGAAGAAACTTTCCAGTCCATTTTAAGGTTGGTGGCCAAATGATGCATCCCACCGAACTCAAAGCCTTTTAAGTGCGTGCGGTATTCTGACTCACGGTTGCTGTAGCGGTAACGGTTGTTGTCAAACTCATAATATGCTTCATAAACCGGACGGATATCATCAAATTGATCTCTTACAAATCTGGCAAATAGCTTTTGGTTATCGTTAAATTCATACTCCAAAGCGGCATTTAAAGCCGTGGTACGTCTAGTTCCAAAGTACCTTTTGGCGTTCATGGTGTTGATGCTGTACCTTTCCGAAGGAATGGCTTTGCTGAGGTTATAATCCAAGACAATTTCATCAGAAGCAAAATTCCTGTTCCAAATTGATCCTGCGACCACTACACCAAACTTATCATTGAAGAAACGTTCTCCATAGACAAGGGAAGCATTATAACTTCCGTTTTGAGATTTTTGATTGTATCCACCTGCAGCACTTACATTCAGCATGCGCTCTTGGGGAGCAGACCTGGTGACGAAATTGATTGAACCACCAATAGCATCGCCTTCCATGTCTGGGGTGATGGCTTTACTCAGCTGCACATATTGGATCATTTCTGTTGGAATCGCATCCAATAAGGCATTTCTATTTCCTGCAAAATTTGAGCTTGGCAATCTTGTTCCATTGTAAAGGGTAGAAGACCAAGCATAAGGAGTCCCTCTCACACTTACTTGGTTGGCCTCTCCATGATAGCGGTTTACACTGGCCGCAGGGAGTCTTTGTACGGCTTCTGCTGCATTTCTATCTGGCAATTTACCAATTGCATCCGCAGCGATCACATCCATGATCGCCAAGGAGTTTTTCTTGATGGAAATGGCTTTCATCTGGGAAGGAACCATGGTGCCTTGGATAACATATTCTTCCAAGTCTCCAGAGGCTTCCTGCATCTGAACTGTACCTAGGGAGTTGGTACCAGCAGCCAATACAACTTCTTTGGTGATGGTTTCAAATCCAAGGTAACTTATTCGGACAGTCACATTGCCCGTAGGAAGGTTGGAGATTTCAAATTTACCACTGAGGTCAGTAGGAGCTCCTTGACTGGGCTCCAGTACAAGTACATTGACACCGGGCAAGTAGCCAGCGCCATCAGAAATTCTTCCTGTTAGGGAAGCATGGTTTTGAGCCATTGAGAGGTTCAAAGCCAGAAGAAACATTAATAATGGTAATAGTTTTTTCATGGGTGTGAATAATTTTTTCACAAACCTATTGGGAATCTTCCTT harbors:
- a CDS encoding TonB-dependent receptor gives rise to the protein MKKLLPLLMFLLALNLSMAQNHASLTGRISDGAGYLPGVNVLVLEPSQGAPTDLSGKFEISNLPTGNVTVRISYLGFETITKEVVLAAGTNSLGTVQMQEASGDLEEYVIQGTMVPSQMKAISIKKNSLAIMDVIAADAIGKLPDRNAAEAVQRLPAASVNRYHGEANQVSVRGTPYAWSSTLYNGTRLPSSNFAGNRNALLDAIPTEMIQYVQLSKAITPDMEGDAIGGSINFVTRSAPQERMLNVSAAGGYNQKSQNGSYNASLVYGERFFNDKFGVVVAGSIWNRNFASDEIVLDYNLSKAIPSERYSINTMNAKRYFGTRRTTALNAALEYEFNDNQKLFARFVRDQFDDIRPVYEAYYEFDNNRYRYSNRESEYRTHLKGFEFGGMHHLATNLKMDWKVSSYDMFYKLDTPPGMPEDQRGLPIAQFFQNLEGDFGGRSSDGLIYNSFDAPDGNGITPLNFDPQLTNENDYLDPERLTLQQMIIYQIDQRDRDNVGQLNFTWDVNPVFSLKAGGKFRFKKNEAMMTPLVFLPNALLGIPNSAPLRTLSEFQRMDFPAPGTFFSELNGQFDGLAIQPMPQSQTFEIFTPEFMAANDINNYSPGSSATTKYNGTEDVYAGYLMGTYHLTDKLQLIGGVRNEYTKLTMNSFAYDAATREVTPITRDNDYNAFLPMLHLKYSPKEKVNLRAAYTKTFSRPNFGSLSPSENIDITTGIPRITRGNTALQPTFSNNYDLMGEWFLEDIGMVTAGAFYKDIQNFIFTDLSQETIDGTSYLVTQPKNLENAYLIGFEMGITKRFSTLPGFWSGFGVNVNYTKIHSELEVPRLDENGTVLATDITSLPNQSSDLFNTALFYEKNGLMLRLAGNYRGSSIETINQNLGPDFYITVDKNFTIDFSGAYSITDKIKAFAEVRNLTNEPFVQYLGDNKDRITSSEWYSINGQAGIRFIIF
- the fahA gene encoding fumarylacetoacetase codes for the protein MKEQPLAALKSWVQISKNADFTIYNLPFGVFKNKRLSPRIGIAIGDKIVDLSVLHEHGFLSEINLPENIFLRDSLNEFIALGKPITKKVRETVQKLLLDENPDLKDHQARGKVMVNRKEATMLMPVKIGDYTDFYSSKEHATNVGTMFRDPENALLPNWKHLPVGYHGRTSSIVISGTEIHRPKGQFKDPDMEKPSFGPSRRLDFELEMAFIVGKSTKMGESVKIDAAEQYIFGMVLFNDWSARDIQAWEYVPLGPFLGKSFASSISPWVVTMDALEPFRTASPEPEEELLPYLHCKKDFGYDINLEVYIQPEKGKDNLVCQSNFKYMYWNIAQQLAHQTVNGCNIQIGDLYASGTISGPTEDSYGSMLELAWKGTKPLRMEDGSERKFIEDGDTVKMKGHAEKDGVRVGFGEVIGKVLPAK
- a CDS encoding tyrosine-protein phosphatase, with the protein product MNFKKYIVLPAFLISSFTAFAQQNLGLKSSPNFRELGGIEVQDGEIVKDHLIYRSGSFAHLPEEDKTKLEETKIQTIIDFRSDFEIENEPDDIPASLNASWIHTPIGSLDPKAMGKFMKVMTSESFSNEMVDALMIDANKGFVESIQDFKPLFDNLLNTNQAVLFHCSAGKDRTGFASSLILYSLGADWETIMADYLRSNEAVGKTDKSKLEMYGIPKERADYLMGVKPEYLQAAWDAVESKYGSVDVMLEKELGIGKKEKKALRKKYLVKK